In a genomic window of Vigna angularis cultivar LongXiaoDou No.4 chromosome 6, ASM1680809v1, whole genome shotgun sequence:
- the LOC128197322 gene encoding uncharacterized protein LOC128197322, with amino-acid sequence MAICMFSRWIRLGDMIHRHLLERVLRQFGFQHMIPRSPNSLPMPDIPTIDLNWLRYVEHAITSVAEAHKPSTCVDGYLVCFRRVSHPYITLADDDDRPSFAPCMRRHLPDDIPVPPVRRRRTPKYGLLCGMRRVIRMLQSMLTYRDVTKGIVAYQRTTKTLQVARRFVEEYEASTTRGARHVR; translated from the exons ATGGCCATATGTATGTTTTCAAGATGGATCCGACTAGGCGACATGATTCACCGACATCTACTTGAACGCGTGTTGCGCCAGTTTGGTTTTCAGCATATGATACCACGTTCGCCTAATAGCCTTCCTATGCCAGACATTCCTACAATTGATCTAAATTGGTTGAGGTATGTAGAGCATGCCATTACTAGTGTCGCTGAAGCTCATAAGCCCTCTACGTGTGTTGATGGATACCTAGTGTGTTTTAGACGGGTGTCCCACCCATACATCACTCTAGCTGACGATGATGACCGACCTAGTTTTGCACCATGCATGAGGCGACACCTTCCAGATGACATCCCGGTGCCCCCAGTTCGTCGTAGACGGACACCTAAATATGGATTGTTG TGTGGTATGAGGCGTGTGATCAGGATGCTGCAGAGCATGTTAACCTACCGAGACGTTACAAAGGGCATTGTAGCTTATCAGCGTACTACTAAGACACTACAGGTTGCTCGTAGATTCGTTGAGGAGTATGAGGCTAGTACTACTAGAGGTGCTCGTCATGTGCGTTGA